The sequence below is a genomic window from Thalassomonas haliotis.
TTTATACATGGAAGTATTTATCCGGCGTGCTCAGGATGAGCAAAGAGCCGGGTTTATACATGGAAGTATTTCAACTTATACGCTCCAGGCATAAGTTAAGTACTTACCTCCTGTAAGCAATCCGGCGTGCTCAGGATGAGCAAAGAGCCGGGTTTATGTTCAGGGGGCAATATATAGCAGCTGTGAGTCTGCAATCCTGAAAGCATTTGTGTCGATATTTTCGCTGATCTCACCGATATCTGCTGGTTTTAAAGGATTTTTCCCTTTCTGTTCTTACACCGGGGCCGGAATCGTGTAAAATGCTGTCACTTTTTCATCATTTTCGTCAGTAAACGATATTGCTATGGCTAGGCAGCCGATGGCAGACAAGTAACCCTGACAACAAGCAGAGAGCAACATAATGAAAAAAATGATCTTTTCACTCTTGTTAGGCTTAGGTCTAGTAAATACCGCATCCGCACTTGAAGGCAATGCCGAAGCCGGTAAAGCCAAGTCCGCTATATGTGCCGCCTGTCATGGCGCCGACGGTAACAGTCCGGTACCTATTTATCCTAAGCTGGCGGGACAAAGTGCTGCTTATATTGCCAAACAGCTGGCAGACTTTAAAACCGGCGCTGCCAGCGGCGGCAAGCAAGGGCGAAACGATCCTGTGATGGCGGGTATGGTTGCGGCTTTATCCGAGCAGGATATGGCGAACTTAGGCGCTTACTATGCTGCGCAAGCACCGGCTCCGGGTACAACGGCCACCAATGATGCGGGTAAGAAATTATATTTTGGCGGCCAGGTTAAGCGTAAGATCACCGCCTGTGTTGCCTGTCACGGCGCTGACGGTAAAGGTATGGCAAGTGCGGGTTTCCCTGCGGTTGCCGGCCAGAACCTGGATTACCTCAAAGGCCAGTTAGCCAAATTCCGTGAAGGTAGCCGTGCCAATGATACCAACAGTGTTATGCGCAATATCGCGATGAGACTTTCAGATGATGATATTGCCGCGATTTCTGAGTATATGGCGTCACTTAAATAACTAATCTCACCAAAGCAGATAGTTTTAAAACCGGCTAAGCTCTTAGCTGGTTTTTTTATGCAAAATTTTCGTCATTGGCATCAAGGGCTTCTTATCGTAAACTCAAGTTAAAGTTTTTTGCGGTAATTCTTTAAATGTCTGTCGAGCCAGTGAGTTATGATCATATGATCGCCTGCCCCCAATGTGACGGTTTATCGACTAAGCCGTTATTAATGGAAGGGCAGAAGGCGGTATGCAAAAGGTGTGGCGGCAAGGTGATGGAGCGGAAACGGGATCCCATCCGCCGGACCTTGGCGGTGGCGCTGGCGGGTTTGTTGTTGTTGCTCCCGGCGACGGTTTTACCGCTGATCGGCGTCAGTGCGGTAGGCTTGTTTAACCAGGCATCTTTGCTTGATTGTA
It includes:
- a CDS encoding c-type cytochrome; this encodes MKKMIFSLLLGLGLVNTASALEGNAEAGKAKSAICAACHGADGNSPVPIYPKLAGQSAAYIAKQLADFKTGAASGGKQGRNDPVMAGMVAALSEQDMANLGAYYAAQAPAPGTTATNDAGKKLYFGGQVKRKITACVACHGADGKGMASAGFPAVAGQNLDYLKGQLAKFREGSRANDTNSVMRNIAMRLSDDDIAAISEYMASLK